In uncultured Desulfuromonas sp., the genomic stretch GGAACGCTTGGTCTTGGCGGTTTGCACGCCCTCGGAGTGATGAAGGGCTGAAAAGACCGACTGGAGACGCCACTTAACTAAGTAGTGTTCTTTAATAAGTCTTGGTACAGGCTTTGCAGTAATATGGTCTCCATCATTTAATCTTTTGGGAGAAATCGTATGCAGTTGAAATCAATTCAATTAAAAATTGCCTTGTTGACTGGCGTGTGTCTGTTGTTGTGCGCCGCGATTCTAGTCGGTTACAGCCTGACAGCAACACACAATACGCAGGCGTATGTTGATGAAAAAGTGTCCGGGCTGTTGGATGAAGATGCTCAAGTGCTCTTGGAAAATTCAGCCAAAATCGCTGCTTTTAGAATACAGCAGGAATTTGATGTGGCTTTGAATGCGGCACGCACCATGGCACAGAGTTTTGAAATGTCCAAGCAGGTTGATGATGCGGGCGTCCCGTTGTTGCAGCTTGACCGCACTGCGGTCAATGCTATTTTGCTCAATGTGCTCAAGCACAACGAAAACTTCAATGGGACCTATAGTTGCTGGGAGCCCAATGCCATTGATGGAAACGATGACGCCTTTCGTGTCAAGCGGGATGGTAATAATCCGCAAACCGGGCGATTTACGCCGTACTGGACCCGTGATGACCAAGGACGAATCGATGTTCAGCATCTGGTTGAGTACGATTCTGATGCCCTGCATCCCAATGGGGTTGCCAAGGGGGGGTGGTATCATGTCCCCCAGGCGACACATAATGAAAGTGTCTTAGGTCCACTGCCTTATATCGTCCAAGGGAAGAAGGTCTGGCTGGCGACATTGTCGGTGCCGATCCTTTACGATGGAAAGTTTTACGGCGTGGCCGGAACCGACTATGTTCTCGATTTTGTCCAGAAGCTCAGTGTTGATGGTGACCGTAAACTGTTTGATGGCCAAGGGGAGATGGTCATTGTCAGCAATCAAGGGCTGATCATTGCTCACAGTGAACAGCCTCAGTGGATCGGGCAGAGTTTCGAGGTGTTTGACGACACTGCCGCCGCCGATCTGAAGGTCATCCAGCAGGGGCGTGCCTTTGTTGAGCAAAACGCTGAAACAGGTGAAATTAAAGCGATTGCCCCCATTCAATTGGGCAACACCGGTAAGCCGTGGGCGGTGATCATCCGCATCCACTCCGATGTGGTGATGGCGGAAGCTCATGCGTTAAACAAGCAGCTGACGGAACTTGAAAGTCGGAATATCAACTGGCTGCTGATCATTGGTGGCGGTGTGACCGTCGTATCCATTGCGTTGTTGTGGTTTTTTGCCGCGAGCTTGTCCAAACCGGTGTTAAGCGGTGTCCGCCTGGCAGAGGAGATCGCTCAGGGGCGATTCAACAGCCGACTGAAGATGACGAGTCAGGATGAAATCGGCCAATTGGGCCGGGCGCTGGACAGCATGGCCGACAGCCTGCAGGAAAAAGCCGGATTGGCCGAGGAAATTGCCCATGGCAATCTCGATGTCAATGTTCAACTGGCCTCGGAACAGGATCAGCTTGGCCTGGCATTGCAACACATGACCAACAGTTTGAATGATTTGCTTGGTCAGGTGTCCATCAGTGTCGAACAGGTGGCAGCAGGAAGCTTTCAGGTGTCTGATTCCAGCCAGACCTTATCGCAGGGAGCGACAGAGCAGGCCAGTTCACTGGAACAGGTCACCAGTTCCATGCAACAGGTCGCATCTCAAACCGATCAGAATACCGAAAATGCCCGCGAGGCCAGTCGCTTGTCGGATGAAGCTAAAAAGAGTGCTGGAAACGGTAATGGTCAGATGAAGGAGATGGTCGCGGCCATGGGCGATATCTATGAGTCGGGTCAGAATATCTCTAAAATTATCAAGGTGATTGACGAGATTGCTTTTCAGACCAACCTGTTGGCCTTAAATGCCGCTGTTGAAGCGGCGCGTGCCGGCCAACACGGCAAAGGGTTTGCCGTTGTCGCCGAAGAGGTGCGCAATTTGGCGGCGCGCAGTGCCAAAGCGGCTGGTGAGACAGCTGAGTTGATCGAGGGGTCGGTATCGAAGACGCAAAAAGGCACCGAGATCGCCGAAAAAACCGCTGTAGCTCTCGATGAGATCATGACGGATGTCAATAAAGTCAGTGCCTTGGTTGGTGATATTGCCATTGCTGCTGAAGAGCAGGCGCAAGGGATCGGCCAGATCAACCTGGGGTTGGGACAGATCGATCAGGTGACTCAGCAAAATACGGCGACAGCGGAAGAAAGCGCCTCGGCTTCCGAAGAGCTCTCCGCACAGGCACAACAGCTCAAACAGATGTTGTCCCGTTTCACCCTGCGCACGGAGAAAACGCCGCGTGCCGGTCAGGCGGGGGATGGCATATTGAAGATCGGTATGGATTAATTCCTGATTTTCCCGGTTAACTGCACATAAAAGCGCCCCGGCATGTTTGTCGGGGCGCTTTTGTGTGCAGGCTGTTCAGTGGCGATAAAGCCATTGACTCGTTCTAACGACTGACCTAAACTGATGAGTCGGGTTGGTTCATGATTTTCCGTGAATAATCAATACCCTATCTTGTGCTCTATCAGGATGTCGAATCTTTCGCATCGCCAGAGCGATCCTCTATCTGCGGCGAGTGTTGTGACGCAAACCTCTCTTCACAATCCTGATCAACTGACGGTGCTGCCTCTGGGTGGCCTCGGCGAAATCGGCCTCAATATGATGGCTCTGGAATATGCCGGCAACATCCTGTTGATCGATTGTGGCTTGATGTTCCCTGAGGCACATATGCTCGGCATTGATCTGGTGCTGCCTGATATCAGCTGTCTGGCAGAGCGTCTTGAGGATATCTGTGGCCTGGTAATTACCCATGGCCATGAAGATCATATCGGGGCGATTCCGTTTCTCTACGAGCAGCTTGGCCGTCCGCCACTCTATGCAACGCGATTCACCCTGGCCTTGTTAAAAAAGAAACTCGAAGAGTTTGAGCTGAACCTTAATCAGGACATGACGCAGATTGCGCCGCGTGAAACGTTTGACGTGGGGCCATTTACTGTTGAGCCGTTTCGGGTGGCGCATTCTGTCCCGGACGGTGTCGGTCTGGCGATTCGCTGTCCGGCTGGTTTGGTCGTCCACAGTGGCGATTTCAAACTGGATGCCACGCCTTTGGATGGCCAGACCACCGATGTGGCGCGACTGGCCCAATACGGCGAAGAGGGTGTGCTGTTGTTGCTGGCGGATTCCACCAATGTGGAAACGCCCGGCTTTTCGGGGTCGGAACGC encodes the following:
- a CDS encoding methyl-accepting chemotaxis protein; the protein is MQLKSIQLKIALLTGVCLLLCAAILVGYSLTATHNTQAYVDEKVSGLLDEDAQVLLENSAKIAAFRIQQEFDVALNAARTMAQSFEMSKQVDDAGVPLLQLDRTAVNAILLNVLKHNENFNGTYSCWEPNAIDGNDDAFRVKRDGNNPQTGRFTPYWTRDDQGRIDVQHLVEYDSDALHPNGVAKGGWYHVPQATHNESVLGPLPYIVQGKKVWLATLSVPILYDGKFYGVAGTDYVLDFVQKLSVDGDRKLFDGQGEMVIVSNQGLIIAHSEQPQWIGQSFEVFDDTAAADLKVIQQGRAFVEQNAETGEIKAIAPIQLGNTGKPWAVIIRIHSDVVMAEAHALNKQLTELESRNINWLLIIGGGVTVVSIALLWFFAASLSKPVLSGVRLAEEIAQGRFNSRLKMTSQDEIGQLGRALDSMADSLQEKAGLAEEIAHGNLDVNVQLASEQDQLGLALQHMTNSLNDLLGQVSISVEQVAAGSFQVSDSSQTLSQGATEQASSLEQVTSSMQQVASQTDQNTENAREASRLSDEAKKSAGNGNGQMKEMVAAMGDIYESGQNISKIIKVIDEIAFQTNLLALNAAVEAARAGQHGKGFAVVAEEVRNLAARSAKAAGETAELIEGSVSKTQKGTEIAEKTAVALDEIMTDVNKVSALVGDIAIAAEEQAQGIGQINLGLGQIDQVTQQNTATAEESASASEELSAQAQQLKQMLSRFTLRTEKTPRAGQAGDGILKIGMD